The DNA sequence ttatcatttataatacaagtatttattttgaataaaccATTACAATGACATATACACTCACGATTTATGTTTTtactttactaaaaaaaatattcaatttaacctattttatttttttgactcaaaaattttgtaattccGTTTCacttataaatgttttatttttacgATTTATACAGTACAATAAAAGTGGATTGAccgaatttaattttttttatggtagAAAATTAAAGTGTTCACCCAATTatccaaatattattataaaataatagttgaaattaaagtatcaacctatatttgtatataacttgccaaataaataaattaaacatccAAATTATTCAAACACTTTTAAACATCATTCTagtatttaaaaagattaaattgtaaatttatataattagaagtagtaaataattataaaaaatggtagaaaaatattactaaaatgcTATTGGTGGTGATTTATGGGTTAACTCAACTTTAATCCagtttaaacataattaatttatagataGGTGAGTGGAGTTTAGTTTaatccatattttaaaaaaataaaagaatttccaAGTCAAACCGGCTCAAAATCTTTAAAGAGTAAAGATAACTAGGGTTAAAACCAACGTCTCTAAATGTCATCTTTTATTAagataaatattgaaatattcatattataaatatataatttcacgTGAAATGAATATGTTGGACCCTTGATGTAAAAGTGGagtataaaaaaagaaaatatttataaaaagtataaagGTTATGAGTGAAGTCCTAATTTGTTGTCCCGAGGACTCTTCTTGTTGATTTGAATTAGTATTGAAAGGTGTGGTATGCTATGTGACACACTCCTAACAAACAAGCCTAACTCCTCCCTAGTCAACCTTCACCATGAAGCTTAACTTGTACCAATCAAGTTGCATGGAAAATCTCCCAATCAAAACTCACCctattattcttaaattaaaacattttaatcaCCACCTAtccttatttatttcaaaaattaggaAACTCtgtcttcaactaaatattctTTAGTGCTCCATTTTATCTCATTTTTCCTTTCCTTGTTTCAGCTATGACAACAAAAGTACAGACCAATCATTTTCTGCTCCTGTTTCTGAAGGGCAAAAGAGTACAGTTATGCAGATTATTCATAACCTACAACAATCACTAATTAATCAAACAGATACATGAGAGGAgcacttaattttaatttattaacagAAATAACAATCAAGACAAATCCTGTGCTAAGAAAGTAAGGTTATATTTTTCGCTTTTAAAGTAAACAACATGCCAGCTCAGTTTATTATGAGCTCAATAACTTGGGTCGTAGTCAAATCGAAACATTACTtcgtttcttttctcttttattcaTAACAGCTGTGATGGACATGAATCCTCTTTAATTTAATACAATGGTCTTATTGGTCTAAGGTCCCTTTCTCCTAGAACAGTGTAGTCACATTGGCTTGTGTATCATTGCAGAAATTATTATATAGTTTAGAATCATTAAGTGTCCATGTCTCTGACTAATCTATTGGTCTCTAAAAAAAATTGCGTGGTTTAGAATCATTACGTGTTTGTGTTTTCAGTGAATCTCCTTTTTTCTGTATAGGAGTTGCTGCATAGTTCGGAATCATGGAATCTGTATGTGTCCATGTTTGTGTTGAATCTGTATAAACTGTAGATGTTTTTTCCTCTTGAAACGTGCACGGAGCAACGAGTTTTAGTTTCACATTTCAGCCTCTTCATGTTAATTCCACACCAACAAGACAAATATGTGGCCCCTCTTTCTCTCAAAGCAACACATGCCTGGCTATCCCATATATGCTGAATTGGAAGGTACTACTACTAAGTTCTTGTTCTTGTTACATAACTCTTTACTCTTGTCTGTTACTGACGATGTTGGATAGTACATGCATATCAATTCTGAAGGGCCCCACTTGAATGATACAGGTCAAGGTGCCGAGAAGCACTAATCTTTACACTTGATGGTTAGAGGGCTCTTACTATTCCCTTCTTGGTCTTTCTGCAGAACTGTAAAAGGAGATAAAGAAATTGCTGGCACTACAAAGAAACTTGAACTGTAAAGTGTAGTGGGAGTTCAGTTGTTGAGGATAATCACTCGAGGAGCTTGAAAACATGCCATGTTGCTCACGATTTATGGATAAAATACTTTGAACATTAAATGTTAGAACAATCCAAAGCCATGCACTAATTGGTGAAATGTGAAATCTCAGGATGTGGACGTGTTAGAAAAGGTGAAGTATTAAGTGTCCTTGAATTTGGCACAAGTCTCTGCTTTGGGTAAGGATCTGCATAATTAGCACTTTAAATTAATGAGAAATCACATGTTTAAgtcttttgtattttttcacACTGCTGTCACTTAACATTATTGTCGATCGCTTCAATAATAGTCCACGGCAGGACCACAGAATGCCCAAGGATAATGTACTTATAAACAAAAGAAGCCAATGTGTAATAATTGAAAGATTTACCCCAATGTTCATTAGCTGTCAGGAATTAATAAGAGCCTGCCCAAATCTTAAGGGAAGCTTTTTCAAGAGCTTAACTCTTGATTTCCTCTGATTAGGACAATAAACTCATTTGCACATTCAAAAAATCACAAACTCAACCAGCTGTGACCAACTTATTTGGAGGGTGACTTGGTCATTTCCTTCATATCTCTTCAATCTTTAACCCCAGTTGTCACATGCTCAGAAACTACTCTCATGTGCCCACATGCTTGGGACTCCTCCATGTTAAGTCCCTGCATGCAGGTGGAGTCAAAATAACAATCCTATCTTTCTTTGACCAAGCACTTTAATTGTAATATATGTGTCATCAGGATCCTTAAGCTTATTTGTCAAGCCTTAATATAActtcaaataatttcatccCCTTCTGTCTTTTGTGTTTCATCTTCTGTACTGCACAAACCATTACTAAACAATCTAAAAGAAAAAGGCCTACATATGTTCACTTCAAAATCTTTACCATATTCATTCATGTAATCACATGGAgttgtcattttattttcaagccttttcagttttattttcctttttagcAGTTAAGGGAATCCAATGTTTCAAACATCTCTTATGCCAAACTAATTCTTCTGAAATTTCAAGCATTTGAATTTTAGACTTCTTGTTCAACTTCTAACCCCACCAATATCTTCTTGCTTGATCTATATTTGAACTTTCAAGTGACACTGACCACACCAAATCTATTTAGGAGTGTGCAAGTCctgcattattttatttaagcaGATTAAAGACCACAGCACgccaaaaaaaatttatgatacTTGACAGCATAACATAACACCCtccattgaaaaatatatactcCTTTCCCTCTATCAATGGAATGGGAAAGTAAAATggtaaaaagtaataattaaatttaaaccaCTCACTCAGACACacatattcaaaaaaatattaaagcatGCAGACACGGGGGTTGAGGCTTGCATGCAAAGAATTGCCAATGAAAAGCTTTTGTCTTTTACTTCCCAAGGCGTCCATGTGCTGTCCCTATATTCTAAACAGAACCTTAAATCATTTGTTTCGGGTTTACCAGACCATTTGATTATTATAATCTCACCGTCCTGACAGTTAAAAGAAGAgagattaaaaatgaaaagcaaCATTAAAGCACTCTTCTCCCCCTTTAAAAATCTCTCATTTCTCATGCATATGCTAGAGTAGAGCCTAAGAGCACAAACCTCATCAGTTGCCAACAAGTCCACATACAATCTCACTCTCCGTActctccaaaaaaaaaaaaaaactatggtTTCCCTTGAACCTATTGATGGCAACCCCAGATCTAGTGATGCACCTTCAAGTCCTAGAATATCTTTCTCAGCAGAGTTCTTGGACGAGAACAACTTCATCTCCATCAGTCCAAACGCTGAGTACGAGAAAGATCAAGAGAAGGAACGTGAGAGAGCGAGGAATGGTGCCGAGTTTGAGTTCCTTTCAAACAACATGAGCAACAACAACACAGTGTTAACTGCTGATGAGCTTTTCTTTGAAGGGAAGCTCCTACCCTTTTGGCAGATGCAGCACCTAGAGAAGCTGAGCAAGATCAGTCTGAAAAGCAAGGAGggagaggaggaggaggaagaggagTTAGAAGAGGAGGCAGTGGTGAGCAACAACAAAGAAGATAGTAGTAGTAATAGTAGTAGAGTAAATTGGTTTGTAGACGATGACCCATCTCCAAGGCCACCAAAGTGCACCGTTCTTTGGAAAGAGTTGTTGAGGTTGAAGAAGCAACGTGCTTCTTCTTTGTcaccctcttcttcttcctcgtcTTCTTCCTCTTCCGCAAGCTCACTGGGTGATGTAGCTGCGAAAGAAGGGAAAGAAGGGTCAAGGAATAACAACAAAGAGCAGCAAGTGAAGAGGGTAAAGAAAGGGTTGGAGAGAACAAGGTCAGCTACTATTAGAATTAGACCGATGATTAACGTGCCAATTTGCACACAGGTGAAAAGCAGTGCCTTGCCCCCTCTTTTCCCACTTAAGAAAGGAAAATTAGAGAGGTAAACCAGAGATGTTGCATGCCACCACGcctatgtttatttatttagtttctaTCCTTTGGAATAagtttgtttttggttttggttttggttatttcttatatttgttcCAACAAATGATGTTGCCATGGTAGATTAGGTGTTAATTTGGGTGGATCTGAGAAATTACAATGTAAATTCTGACTCGTATAATCATTGGATTGTGCATTATTTTGGCCTGGGTTGGCAATGGCATCGGTAGTTTTGATTGATGAAGAGTAACGAGACAGTGAGTTGCAGTGAGATGCAGTAAGATGCAGGGTTCCTCAACTTGCGAGTCCCACATGGGCACCTGTCAGCCACATACATCTCATCGATCGATCAACGCAAGCAATTATTATGCACTgctaaaataatacattttttctgaataaaaataaagagaaaacaaGAGGGAGAGAAATATCAGTGTTCGCTTCTAAAGATTCACACCACGTTCAGCAATATTTGAATTCCTTCAGGGACAAGTGTCAGAATTTCTACTTCAGAAGCAGATTAAACAATAATCTTTTGAATACTAGGAACGCTGAATTGCAGTAATGGTAGTGGAACCAACCAAGTTCCACTGAAAAGAAGGCGATGGTTACGCCTTCATAAATCTGATTTTGGGCTTCAAATCAAATATACCTTCATGAATCACACCCCACGCTGGATATTTGGATATTACTCAACTAATTTAGATTCTGCTCAATAAGTGTGTGAttatgctgataaaaaaaatgtgtcattattttttataagactgtataaaattgatttataataaatatgattttctaaactttgttttaaatacgattaaatatgtttattttttatattttaataattaactaGTAGTAAAAATACTATAGAAGgattttatttaacttaaaactccttaaaaaatttatttctactaaaatttaagtttcaatttataatcaattttttaatgtaagattatttatctaaaataatattgtcTAGTATTTTTATATAATCTTAGATGATGCAACAAACATGTACTTAGATTAATGTGAATATGAAATTGAAACACTTTTAAGTGATTGGatagttaatataaaaacaagaaaaagaaataatatgcAAAAAGGACATATCTACAACTATATAAATTCGAATATACAATTTAGAGAACACGACTCTCATTCTCTgtgactaatttatatattatcagTATTTTCTTCTTATGTAACTAGAAAAATATTAACCCTGTAAAATCATCGCATTTTAACTTTGTATGTTCATTCgacttttttaaaaacatattaaacatctatgaaattaaattaagtgtttggattcaaaaaatgaatttataaaattctaaatgAAAGCCAAGCAGCATAACTTATGAAGCTACCCCCACCGAAATAAGTAAAAATCGGGTTTCACATTTCACCTGGACCATACATAAAGTAAAGATTGAAACGTGaaaacaaaaagttaatttgGGAATACAAAAAGTTATTTCACCTCCTATCATTCTTATAATGTGAAAGTTGGTTTAAAGTGATTTGTTCCTCATTATCATGCAAGGGGAAACAAAATCTTTCCGTCACTTTTTCTcgcacccaattctcaagtatcgtctttttataaatttatgattatattttcGAGTAAACAGGCCATAAGAGAAATGTTAAGATTCAAATCTCACGTTGGCTAAAAAtcgataaacaaaaaattatgctcttaaataaaaaaaaaggcacAATATGCACGAACAACTGCTTTTATGTCAGGTAAAAATACAAGACACGGTAATTACTCTAATATCAGAGCATGATACAAATCACAGAAGTATGAAAATAGACAAAACAAGTtatgaaaaacaagaaaaagcaaaaccaaaattttgaataaactaATGAATAATTACTATACAAGGATTTGTATGATACAATTTCAAATAACATTCCATTTTGAAAGGAACTGAGACTGAAACGACTGACCAATCTGAAAGTACACTCCAAGTTAATACCAGAAATCCGTATGTCCTCCTCCAGCAAGGGAAGGCTGAGATGAAGTTTGATCTTCAGTTGATGAGTTGACAAAGAAGAGCTTCCACCAGAGAATCAGAATACTCTTCTTAAGCagtaaaagaataaacattTCTTGAAAAATCAGAATAGTCGTCATCTTTACattggaaggaaataaaatcACTCAAGATGCCGGAGGGGATAAGAAATTATTTCCAGAAGTTCTGTTGGTAATAAATAAGTACATGTCAGTAAAACAACAACTGTGGTTGATGCTGACAATAAGAAAAGATAGGTCTTTACTTACCTGACATTCAGTCCTGGTTTTCCAATGAGATTTGCTGGAATTGGACCAGTCAAATTATTGTTCTGTAAAAATCTGCAACAAAATGGCGGTGGGGGGGGGAATCATCAGTTAGCATAAAACAAATATGGAATTGAAGAGTAACTCGCAGATCTTAAGAGGGAATGACCGCCAGAATTCAAAGATACATAATTTACAAATAGCAAGTACATGAGCAATACTACTAAGCTTGTGTCACTGTATAAGCAAATCCTATTTTGTTTAAAAGGACACTACAGTATTGCTTGGTAATCACTCCCTCACTCCAAGTTATCCTCGCGCTAATTTCAGCATTCGATcatgagaaataaaatttttccAACAAGAAAGTAAAAAGTTGTAATTTGATGAGGTGCATGGGGGGCCAGGGATGGTAAAATTGGAGTGGCACAGTGTAGACGGAAAATAATTGTAGTGAaacaaatcttttaaattctccAGGACATGAGTtgcaaatataatttctaatcgcAATGATAGCTAGAGGTGCATGAAAGAAGTAGTCAGGCATAACTGCAATTAACCAAGtactaaagataaaaaaactCGAATTCTTTAGtctacaaatattaataaactaaaGTCTCCTTGTAAGTGAAATTTCATAGATTGATCGAAATCAAAGTATCCGAGGATTGAACAATCAAGTCTCTTATTTCTTCAATAGACGtcaaaaaatcacttttttttccTCGGCGTGCTTATTTATCAGGCCAGAGCCAAAACTCACTTAGCTTTGAGTAAATTTCTGTTCTGATTCTTACCAATCTAATCAAGCATCACAAAATAATGAGCACAGATTACTTATATAACTATACCCATAAGGGTCATAATCAATATAGTTTTACAGGTTGACTTAATTTTCTAGACATAACTGAACGCATCAAAACGTAACTGGAAAAAGGAGGCAGCTTGTAGGGAAAATTTTCACGtattcaaatagaaaaaaaaacacacacacaattTGCTTGTAACCTCTGGTAAATCTAGAATAGGGTACAACTTACACTTCTTGCAAGCTGCTGATGTTCCCTAAGGATGAGGGAATTTCTCCACTGAATTGATTGTCTTCCAAGtgcctaaaaataaaataacaatatgcAAATACTGAGCTCCATGAATACATTGAAGTTTTCTTGGATTTCAAACATTTCGATGGTGGAAGTTGCTTCAGAACACGACTACATGAGTTgctttatgataaaaataacttGCAAAAATATGTTTGTTTCCATTAAATGAAAAATGGTAGACTAGCTACAGGCAGTGATGAGATAAACCATATGCTAAAAGATAAACTATCATGTCACACTTAAAATACACACACACGCCAAGTAAAAACTTACAGTGTTTCTAACATCTTTAGTGAACTGAGGTCAGGAATCTGCCCCGTTAAACTGTTATTCCCAAGCCAGCTGCAAGAAAGGCAATGATTTACTGatcataaattttgaaatactaAATTTCATAAAGTGAAATAGTAAACTAAAGAGCCTACATGTTAGTCAGAGCTGTCATATTGGCAACAGAGGGCGATAAAGATCCAGAAAGATCCATGCTTGTCAAGTTTCTGAACAAAACAGGAAACCATAAGTAAGCTATTCATTCACACAGCACAATAGGACTGAAAGGACAGGATACCATGTGCTATAACAACTCAAGTCTGATCTTACAAAGTCACTACACGGATACGTGGTCCTTCAGAGCATGTGATGCCAGTCCATGAATACTGCTGAGGCATACAGGGATCACCATTCCAATCCAGGGGTGGATTTTGAAGGCTGTCTTTTACTTTTTCCAACGCAATAACTGTCAAAAGAAAGTTACCCTTTTACAAACCTTGCATGTCCACAATTAACGTACTAAAGCACTACAAactatgatgaaaatgttgggACTTCAAATAAAGAATAACCAGTTAACCAGGAGCATGTCCTGTTTTTTTTGGGCCGCCAGTGGCATGCTACCATCAAACCCTCACCCCCAGAAAAAGGATTGAGAATTTCTCTTTGATATGTGATAGGGAAAACAACTCGGGTTAAAATAGTGGTAATTGTCGAGCAGTAATGGCATTCATTACACTTCTCACTACAAATTTGTCCAATTTCAAAATCTTTCTTACTAAGCTGGTGCAAGCATGACAATGAAAAATACAATTACAGTGACAGTATACTGATCTATACGATGCTGATCTTCAATTATTCCcatcattcataaaaaaattcgtAGCTCTATCATTCCTTAACTCGTCTCTTCAAAAAAATTCTCCTCCCttctctcttaaaaaaaaagtgcaaAGCCAAACTCCTCTAATCCTTTTTCTCTAGAACTTTAGTCAACTGTATCTTAATATGAGACCGTTGTTCATATAAAGTCATTTTAAGATTTGCAATTTTGATTAGTGACATAAAAGACCTTAGGATATATATTGCTAGACAGTGGCACTGGAGGAACATAGTTTCCATCCCGTGCTTAGAAACTTGTATTTTCTTGTTGGCGAAGAAATAATGTCAAGCGTTTCAGAAATGACCCGgagttaagaaaaaaacatgaaatcaaAAGCTATACCATCTCGAGTTGAAGTTCTTCCTTTAAGTGGCAGCAGATAAAAAACTTCACCGGCATTGATTAAGGGGCCCCGGGTTGAACTTGCAACAGGGGTCAAAGTTATTGTAGTAGGACCAGAAAGAGGCCACTGGCTGGCAAATACAACAGTGCCTGATGGGATCACAATCAAATTATGGTAATAAGTAATGCCATTTACGCTTATGTTAAAAACTCTTGATCCAACAGTGTTGTCAGCAAAGTATAGTGCGATGTAGTATTTAGAGCTTGGAAGTAGCGCTGTAGGCCATCTCAGTTCCAAGGACTCCAATTGTTCAGATCCTATGTGCGTCTCGAATATTTTTGCAGGTGGAAGATTCCAAAAACCATAAACAGAAACATTGTGGGTGCTTGCTTTGGCAGAACTACTCTGCTCAAAAGGCACCCATATACGGTCAAACTGATCATCAGGATACctgaacaacaacaaaaaacccACAATTCTGCATCAGAGACCAGGGAAATAATGCTTTCAGAATAAAAATGGAAGAGTCCAACACATTATCAGtgattatttatatatgaaaatagtttaattaatgAGAGTCCATATGCTACCTGATAAATTTAGAGGTTTTGGTTCAAATAGTTTTGGATGAATGAGTTCTCGTCATGAACTAACTGCACCAAAACTCCTAAATTTATCAGATATTGTAAATTTCTTTCAATTATCAAGTTAAGAAACGGCTCCACTTTTCAGGGTATAAAAAAATCTCTTAATTACCATTTTCATTTGTAACTggataattttacaataaacaattacattttcattaaatttgaattCTAATTAAATTCATAAGAAAAAGTCAAATTCAGTTCGGAATTTAATCCATAAGCTTCCTTAGCTGCCTTAAAAGTTGCATTGCAACCCTATCATAAAGGTTACTCTCTTTTCTCACGacagagaaaagagaaaagaaaagaaaaactcaacattaacttaattaaaaaaaaaaaaacactaaatgaACAGAGCTACAAAAGGCACTGGGTTTGAACAGTGAGGGCAATGAAAAAGGATAAACAAACCGAATGGGTGGTCCGGAGGATCCAAAACTGTGGCGCGCAAACAATGCAAGGCCAAAGCTGTTGAAGTCCGTGGTATTGTAGAGAGAATCCTCGAGAATCAAGAATTCCAAAGCAGAGATAAAGGGGTCAGAATCGGTGTAAGTATTGGAACCGATGCAGAAGTTGATGATCTTCCCCTGGGCCATGAAAACGCCTTCGTAGAAGGTGGAGTTTCCGTTGGCGTAATCTGCAGTGGTGTTGACCACGCTCCAGAGGGTCCCATCGAGGATCTGGTCAAAGACGGGTGGCGAAGGGTGATCGGCGCCGTTGACTCCGCCGTAGAAGTAGGTGGTACGCACCAAGTACTTTGCGCCGCGGTACGTGGGAACATTGTAGCAGTGCTTCTTGACTTGGCGAGGGAAGGAGCGAAGGGTTTGCAGGGTGGGGATGAGAACGGGGGAGGTGAGGGTTTTGGGCGAGCCCGAAGAGACGAAGCCCCAATCGGGGAGCCACGTGCGGTCATCGAATTGGGCCCCCGATTGGGCCCCGCAGTTTATGAGTAGACCTCTGGGAGGCGCTTGGGAGAGGGAGAAGGGGAGGaagaggagaaggagaaggagaaagagaaagagggaCATGGTGGTTGAAGTGGTTGGAAtgagaaaaatgaaatgaatgagGTGGTTAGTTAAGATTGTGATGTGATGATGGTGGAATTTGAAAGGGTCTTGGAGTTGGAGTTGGAGTGGTAGGAAAGAAAACACAGAAGAATGGAGAAGAAAAGAATATGAATATCGATTGGTTATTGGTTATTGGTTGGAACGGGTAATGATAACGCGGGAAACAAAGTTTACCGGTCAGACACCACTACTCTAGTTGTTTTGTTGGAGTAGATACACAAACAAAACATTAGTGGGATGCCGTTGACTCTTTCTCTTTCACTCAAACAGACacatttaaaatttcttttcatatcatttttattagagTCTGAAGATGTCAAAATGATCTTGACAATGTAATTAAGCCACGGAGAGAAGGAATTTCTTTACTGAATTGATTATTGATGTGTTCAAATTAAAGGTCCAATGATGTCGTGCGCATGTGCAGTGCCGGCAATAGAGTAAAATTGTagaattactatttttttagcCAGATATTTTCTTTGAGATAATATTGATAGCGAATATGGCTGCTATTGTGAATTATAGGACTCCATTCCTATATTTAATACACAGAAAGCACATAAACAAtagaaaattatgaaaagtatacaatttaatttatcattgaAGTAGTTTGTAAAAAAGTAAAGGTTTTTAATGTTAATGCCAGTTGTGAAAAAAAGTACACAATAACTTTCAATAAAAGTGTATTTTAGTacattcaatgaaaaaaaaaaaaaactcattgaATGAAATGGATTTCCCAATGTTTTCTTAGTCCATTCACAGTTTTGTTCAAGTGACTTAATTGTCccttattaaaaaattatttaaaatttcatttcagATTTATCTCTTGTGGACTTCCATTGACTTCATCGTGTGTGAGAAGCCACACTTCCTTGGCCTCTATTGCGTTTATTTAAGATTGTATAAttgaaagtaaaatttatattttgattataatgtgaaatctaattttgaatctaaaaatatattctgaATTACAAAATCCTTActgcattatttttaaatatattttggattatggAATTCAAAACTTACATTTCACATTTTCCATAATCAATTCTtatattctttatattattgtaat is a window from the Vigna unguiculata cultivar IT97K-499-35 chromosome 7, ASM411807v1, whole genome shotgun sequence genome containing:
- the LOC114190255 gene encoding uncharacterized protein LOC114190255, with amino-acid sequence MVSLEPIDGNPRSSDAPSSPRISFSAEFLDENNFISISPNAEYEKDQEKERERARNGAEFEFLSNNMSNNNTVLTADELFFEGKLLPFWQMQHLEKLSKISLKSKEGEEEEEEELEEEAVVSNNKEDSSSNSSRVNWFVDDDPSPRPPKCTVLWKELLRLKKQRASSLSPSSSSSSSSSSASSLGDVAAKEGKEGSRNNNKEQQVKRVKKGLERTRSATIRIRPMINVPICTQVKSSALPPLFPLKKGKLER
- the LOC114191976 gene encoding putative leucine-rich repeat receptor-like serine/threonine-protein kinase At2g14440, yielding MSLFLFLLLLLLFLPFSLSQAPPRGLLINCGAQSGAQFDDRTWLPDWGFVSSGSPKTLTSPVLIPTLQTLRSFPRQVKKHCYNVPTYRGAKYLVRTTYFYGGVNGADHPSPPVFDQILDGTLWSVVNTTADYANGNSTFYEGVFMAQGKIINFCIGSNTYTDSDPFISALEFLILEDSLYNTTDFNSFGLALFARHSFGSSGPPIRYPDDQFDRIWVPFEQSSSAKASTHNVSVYGFWNLPPAKIFETHIGSEQLESLELRWPTALLPSSKYYIALYFADNTVGSRVFNISVNGITYYHNLIVIPSGTVVFASQWPLSGPTTITLTPVASSTRGPLINAGEVFYLLPLKGRTSTRDVIALEKVKDSLQNPPLDWNGDPCMPQQYSWTGITCSEGPRIRVVTLNLTSMDLSGSLSPSVANMTALTNIWLGNNSLTGQIPDLSSLKMLETLHLEDNQFSGEIPSSLGNISSLQEVFLQNNNLTGPIPANLIGKPGLNVRTSGNNFLSPPAS